CCTGGCCTTGCCTGAAAGGATTACATAGGCCCATGACCCCTCGTCACCCTCTTCTATTATTGTTTCCCCGGCCTTGAAACTGATTACGGTGTCCATAAGTGTGGTTCCTTTATTAGGAGTTGATCTGCCTGGGAAGAATACCCTATTTTTTCTTTAAAGTCAGTATAGTTTTTTTAGATTTGCCTGAATCAGGGAAATAATTCTATCCCCTGCTTGACTCCCTCTCCTTCATTACCTATACTCCCTGAAACACTTTATAAACCATGTATATGAAAAAAGCTGACAATACCGGACAAATCGATGCCTTTAAATACAGCCTTTCTAATAATGAGGAAGTGCTATTACTATCTCTTTCCGGGCGTCTTGATACTGAGAATTCTGGGGCATTCTTAAGGGAGATGAAAGAGAGGATCAAAGGCACCCGGCCCAAGGCCATTACAGTGGATCTCTCCGGATTAGGATACCTTGATGACTATGGGGTTATTGCTTTAACAGAAGTGAGAGATATGCTGGCGGATAGAGATGCCTTCAGTATCACAAACGCTGATGAGCAAATATCAAATTTTCTATCAATAATGGCATTTAACTCTATGGAGTCGCCTGTCGGCAGAAAGAAAAAGTGGATAAACCCATTTGAAAGCCTGGGCGGAGAGACCATTAATCTTATTGATGACTTCAGGTTTATGCTCTCATTTCTGGGTGCAGTGTCTCTTGCCCTCTATCATGCATGCCTACACCCTAAAACAATCAGGGTGGGTGACACTGTCCATTTCATGCAGAGGGCGGGTGTTGAGGCATTACCTATTGTGGCCCTGATAAACTTTTTACTGGGCCTTATTATCGCCTTCATGTCATCAATACAGCTCAGGCAGTTTGGGGCAGATATATATGTGGCCTCGCTTGTTGCCCTTGCCATGGCATATGAACTTTCACCTGTCATGACATGCATACTTGTGGCAGGGCGATCCGGGTCATCATTTGCCTCTGAGATAGGCACCATGAAGGTCTCAGAGGAGATAGACGCCCTTTTCACTATGGGGTTTGACCCTGTAAAATTTCTAGTTATACCAAGGGTGCTTGCATCTTTAATAGTTGTGCCTGTTCTCACCCTATTT
The nucleotide sequence above comes from Desulfatiglans sp.. Encoded proteins:
- a CDS encoding MlaE family lipid ABC transporter permease subunit, producing MKKADNTGQIDAFKYSLSNNEEVLLLSLSGRLDTENSGAFLREMKERIKGTRPKAITVDLSGLGYLDDYGVIALTEVRDMLADRDAFSITNADEQISNFLSIMAFNSMESPVGRKKKWINPFESLGGETINLIDDFRFMLSFLGAVSLALYHACLHPKTIRVGDTVHFMQRAGVEALPIVALINFLLGLIIAFMSSIQLRQFGADIYVASLVALAMAYELSPVMTCILVAGRSGSSFASEIGTMKVSEEIDALFTMGFDPVKFLVIPRVLASLIVVPVLTLFADIFAILGGLFVGVFILDLTTTAYIGQTFRSLTLFYLFWGVMKSCVFAVVIAWVGCLRGFQVRGGADSVGKATTSAVVTGIFMIIILDAMFAIIHIYWL